In Acidobacteriota bacterium, the following proteins share a genomic window:
- the msrB gene encoding peptide-methionine (R)-S-oxide reductase MsrB has product MATERFDIDKPDAQWQAELTPEQYHVLRRHGTERPRSSPLDKESRAGRYSCAGCGQLLFSSATKFDSGTGWPSFWAPVDRAVGTSTDRRLFMTRVEVHCQRCGGHLGHVFEDGPAPTGLRYCMNGVAMRFEPDAESGS; this is encoded by the coding sequence ATGGCGACCGAACGATTCGACATCGACAAGCCCGACGCGCAATGGCAGGCCGAGTTGACGCCAGAGCAGTACCACGTGCTGCGGCGTCACGGCACCGAGCGCCCGCGATCGAGCCCGCTCGACAAGGAGTCTCGCGCGGGACGCTACTCGTGCGCGGGGTGCGGCCAGCTCCTGTTCTCCTCGGCGACGAAGTTCGACAGCGGGACCGGGTGGCCGAGCTTCTGGGCCCCGGTCGACCGCGCCGTCGGCACGTCGACCGATCGGCGTCTGTTCATGACGCGCGTCGAGGTGCACTGCCAGCGGTGCGGTGGCCACCTCGGACACGTGTTCGAGGACGGTCCCGCGCCAACCGGGCTGCGCTACTGCATGAACGGGGTCGCGATGCGGTTCGAGCCGGACGCCGAGTCGGGTTCCTGA
- the acnA gene encoding aconitate hydratase AcnA, translating to MNLLDSFGTRTMMQVGGENANFVSLRLLERSGFPRVSRLPYSLKILLENLLRHEDGRFVQAHDIEVLASWDPRAHKEKEIAFTPARVLLQDFTGVPAVVDLAAMRDGMVRLGGDPTRVNPLQPVELVIDHSVQVDHFGSPMAFDLNGRLEYERNRERYTFLRWGQGAFRNFRVVPPETGIVHQVNLEYLARVACLERRDGEMWTFPDTLVGTDSHTTMVNGLGVVGWGVGGIEAEAAMLGQPISMLIPEVLGFRLSGRLPEGATATDLVLTITEILRKRGVVGKFVEFFGPGLDSLTIADRATIGNMSPEYGATIAVFPIDAMTLDYLRLTGRDERRIIGIEEYARAQGLFRFPDTPDADYGQVIDLDISTVEPSLAGPRRPQDRVTLSQAKVKFGEALEQMLAQPKKPAPGGGGAAVVAAPTAVATELDHGAVVVAAITSCTNTSNPSVMIGAGLLAKKAVEKGLSRRTWVKTSLAPGSQVVTEYLKKAGLMEPLEALGFHLVGYGCTTCIGNSGPLPDDIAAAIEDRQLVVASVLSGNRNFEGRIQALVRANYLASPPLVVAYAIAGRMTIDLTSEPLGTGSDGQPVYLREIWPSEREVQEAMLSAVQAGMYRAKYADVFRGDTRWQALPTPQGDLYEWELDSTYIRNPPYFEQLEMTPRPLADITGARVLAVLGDSVTTDHISPAGSIKADSPAGRYLVAHGVAPRDFNSYGARRGNHEVMMRGTFANIRLRNQLVPGVEGGFTVLLPGGEQMAIYDAAMAYQREGVPLVILAGKEYGSGSSRDWAAKGTALLGVKAVIAETFERIHRSNLVNMGVLPLQFPAGDSAASLGLTGREVFGVAGIARGLTPRGHVTVTATADDGRVTTFEAVVRIDTPEELQAFSHGGILPYVLRQLVTR from the coding sequence ATGAACCTACTCGATTCCTTCGGTACGCGCACCATGATGCAGGTGGGGGGCGAGAACGCGAACTTCGTCAGCCTCCGGCTCCTGGAGCGAAGCGGGTTTCCGCGCGTCAGCCGCCTGCCCTACTCCCTGAAGATTCTCCTCGAAAACCTGCTGCGCCACGAGGACGGCCGCTTCGTGCAGGCGCACGACATCGAGGTGCTCGCGTCGTGGGATCCCAGGGCCCACAAGGAGAAGGAGATCGCCTTCACGCCGGCGCGCGTCCTGCTGCAGGACTTCACGGGGGTCCCGGCGGTCGTGGACCTCGCCGCGATGCGCGACGGCATGGTGCGGCTCGGGGGCGATCCGACGCGCGTGAACCCCCTGCAGCCGGTCGAGCTGGTCATCGACCACTCGGTCCAGGTCGATCACTTCGGGTCACCGATGGCGTTCGACCTGAACGGCCGGCTCGAGTACGAGCGCAACCGCGAGCGCTACACGTTCCTCCGCTGGGGCCAGGGCGCCTTCCGCAACTTCCGCGTGGTCCCGCCCGAGACCGGCATCGTGCATCAGGTCAACCTGGAGTACCTCGCCAGGGTGGCCTGCCTCGAACGGCGTGACGGCGAGATGTGGACGTTCCCCGACACGCTGGTCGGGACCGACTCGCACACCACGATGGTGAACGGCCTCGGGGTCGTCGGCTGGGGCGTCGGCGGCATCGAAGCGGAAGCGGCGATGCTCGGCCAGCCCATCTCGATGCTCATTCCGGAGGTGCTCGGCTTCCGCCTGTCCGGCCGTCTGCCCGAGGGGGCCACGGCGACCGATCTGGTGCTGACGATCACCGAGATCCTCCGCAAGCGCGGCGTCGTCGGGAAGTTCGTCGAGTTCTTCGGGCCCGGCCTCGATTCGTTGACGATTGCCGACCGCGCGACGATCGGCAACATGTCGCCCGAGTACGGGGCCACCATTGCCGTCTTCCCGATCGACGCGATGACGCTCGACTACCTGAGGCTGACCGGCCGAGACGAGCGGCGAATCATCGGCATCGAGGAGTACGCGCGCGCGCAGGGGCTCTTCCGTTTCCCCGATACGCCCGATGCCGACTACGGTCAGGTGATCGACCTCGACATCTCGACCGTCGAGCCCAGTCTGGCGGGCCCGCGGCGCCCGCAGGATCGCGTCACCCTCTCTCAGGCGAAGGTGAAATTCGGCGAGGCGCTCGAGCAGATGCTGGCCCAGCCGAAGAAGCCGGCGCCCGGGGGCGGCGGTGCCGCGGTTGTCGCGGCGCCCACGGCGGTCGCGACCGAGCTCGATCACGGCGCCGTGGTCGTCGCCGCCATCACGAGCTGCACCAACACGTCGAACCCCAGCGTGATGATCGGCGCGGGTCTGCTGGCCAAGAAGGCCGTCGAGAAAGGCCTGTCACGCAGGACGTGGGTGAAGACCAGCCTGGCCCCCGGCTCGCAGGTGGTCACCGAGTACCTGAAGAAGGCCGGGCTGATGGAACCGCTCGAGGCGCTCGGGTTCCACCTCGTGGGCTACGGGTGCACGACCTGCATCGGCAACTCCGGCCCGCTGCCCGACGACATTGCGGCGGCCATCGAGGACCGGCAGCTGGTCGTCGCCTCCGTGCTCTCGGGCAACCGGAACTTCGAGGGCCGCATCCAGGCGCTCGTCCGCGCGAACTACCTCGCGTCGCCGCCGCTCGTCGTGGCTTACGCGATTGCCGGACGCATGACGATCGACCTCACGTCCGAGCCGCTCGGCACCGGGTCGGACGGCCAGCCGGTGTACCTGCGCGAGATCTGGCCGAGCGAGCGGGAGGTCCAGGAGGCGATGCTCTCGGCCGTGCAGGCCGGCATGTACCGGGCCAAGTACGCGGACGTCTTCCGAGGCGACACGCGCTGGCAGGCGCTGCCGACGCCGCAAGGCGACCTGTACGAGTGGGAGCTCGATTCGACGTACATCCGCAACCCCCCGTACTTCGAGCAGCTCGAGATGACACCCCGACCGCTGGCCGACATCACCGGCGCGCGCGTGCTCGCGGTGCTCGGCGACAGCGTGACGACGGATCACATCTCTCCGGCTGGATCGATCAAGGCCGACAGCCCGGCAGGCAGGTATCTGGTGGCGCACGGCGTCGCGCCGCGCGATTTCAACTCGTACGGGGCGCGTCGGGGCAACCACGAGGTGATGATGCGCGGCACCTTCGCCAACATCCGGTTGCGCAACCAGCTGGTGCCGGGCGTCGAGGGCGGCTTCACGGTGCTCCTGCCCGGCGGCGAGCAGATGGCGATCTACGACGCCGCCATGGCCTACCAGCGCGAGGGCGTGCCGCTCGTGATCCTGGCCGGCAAGGAGTACGGGTCGGGATCATCGCGCGACTGGGCGGCGAAGGGCACGGCCCTGCTCGGCGTCAAGGCCGTGATCGCCGAGACCTTCGAACGCATTCACCGCAGCAACCTGGTGAACATGGGCGTGCTCCCGCTGCAGTTCCCCGCGGGCGACAGTGCGGCGTCGCTGGGGCTCACCGGGCGCGAGGTGTTCGGTGTCGCCGGCATCGCCAGGGGCCTGACGCCTCGGGGGCACGTCACCGTGACGGCCACGGCCGATGACGGCCGGGTGACGACGTTCGAGGCGGTGGTGCGCATCGACACGCCCGAGGAGCTCCAGGCGTTCTCGCACGGAGGCATCCTGCCCTACGTGCTGCGTCAGCTCGTGACCCGCTGA
- a CDS encoding GntR family transcriptional regulator — MSSVTQAERVYHEIRQRILEAHYRPGTHYSEAVLARVHHASRTPVREALGQLLEQGYVEHEVGRGWSVAPVTLARIRDTFEVRRLLETAGAARAAELATEAEVTAMRALAADATEVNDRESYLAALARNLRFHLAVAAASHNEMLVDLVHRCLTHMDRVLALGIDYTPFQEVSSAHHQAIVDAIAARDAVRAHTAMAQHVDESGDLLMRAVVSGAVRGVEA, encoded by the coding sequence ATGTCCAGCGTGACGCAAGCCGAGCGTGTCTACCACGAGATCAGGCAGCGCATCCTCGAGGCGCACTACCGGCCGGGGACGCACTACTCCGAGGCCGTGCTGGCCCGCGTGCACCATGCCAGCCGGACGCCCGTCCGCGAGGCGCTCGGCCAACTCCTCGAACAAGGATACGTCGAGCACGAGGTCGGGCGCGGATGGAGCGTCGCGCCGGTGACGCTGGCGCGCATCAGGGACACCTTCGAGGTCAGGCGCCTGCTCGAAACCGCGGGCGCGGCGCGGGCCGCCGAGCTCGCCACCGAGGCCGAGGTCACCGCCATGCGCGCGCTGGCCGCCGACGCCACGGAGGTCAACGACCGCGAGTCGTACCTGGCTGCCCTCGCCCGCAACCTCCGATTCCACCTCGCCGTCGCAGCCGCCAGTCACAACGAGATGCTCGTCGACCTGGTTCATCGCTGTCTCACGCACATGGACCGGGTGCTGGCGCTCGGCATCGACTACACGCCGTTCCAGGAGGTCTCGAGCGCGCACCACCAGGCGATCGTCGACGCGATCGCCGCCCGCGATGCCGTGAGGGCACACACCGCGATGGCGCAGCACGTCGACGAGAGCGGCGACCTGCTGATGCGGGCCGTGGTGTCGGGCGCGGTACGAGGCGTCGAGGCCTGA
- the hutI gene encoding imidazolonepropionase, which translates to MPLLTHIGVLSTPRAGAPQGTLESIPDACLVWRDDRIAWVGPRHALPAHFDDEAPIDARGRLVVPGLVDCHTHLAFGGWRADEFDRRLRGESYLDIARTGGGILRTVAQTRAASFDSLLESSREKAHEMLSLGVTTLECKSGYGLDVPTELRLLEVYATLARVGPQRIVPTFLGAHTVPAEHRAAPGAFLDVVCHEMLPAIAERGLARFCDVFVEDGAFTPADARRLMAMAQRYGLRPKLHVDQLHDGGGAALAAELEAISADHLEHVSAHGIERLAEAGVVAVSLPIASLYLQQPPMPARPLLEAGVPVAVATDFNPGTAPSGHLPLAMTLACTTQRMTPGEVLAGATLVAARAIGLEGEIGSLEPGKRADFALIDAPDVGHWLYRFRGNACTDAYIGGACAWSAPAA; encoded by the coding sequence ATGCCTCTGCTGACCCACATCGGCGTCCTGTCGACCCCGCGCGCGGGCGCCCCGCAGGGGACCCTGGAGTCGATCCCCGACGCGTGCCTCGTCTGGCGCGACGATCGGATCGCCTGGGTCGGTCCCCGCCACGCCCTGCCAGCGCACTTCGACGACGAAGCGCCCATCGACGCCCGGGGACGGCTCGTCGTGCCGGGCCTCGTCGACTGTCACACGCACCTTGCCTTCGGCGGCTGGCGTGCGGACGAGTTCGATCGACGGCTGCGGGGCGAGAGTTATCTCGACATCGCCCGGACGGGCGGCGGCATCCTTCGCACCGTGGCACAGACGCGCGCGGCCTCGTTCGATTCGCTGCTCGAGTCGTCTCGCGAGAAGGCACACGAGATGCTGTCGCTCGGGGTCACCACCCTCGAGTGCAAGAGCGGATATGGCCTGGACGTCCCCACCGAGCTGCGGCTGCTGGAGGTCTACGCCACGCTGGCGCGCGTCGGGCCGCAACGGATCGTGCCGACGTTCCTCGGGGCACACACGGTGCCCGCGGAACATCGGGCGGCGCCGGGGGCCTTCCTGGACGTCGTCTGTCACGAGATGCTGCCCGCGATAGCGGAGCGGGGCCTTGCGCGCTTCTGCGACGTCTTCGTCGAGGACGGCGCCTTCACGCCAGCGGACGCGCGCCGGCTCATGGCGATGGCGCAGCGGTACGGGCTCCGGCCGAAGCTCCACGTCGATCAGTTGCACGATGGTGGCGGCGCCGCGCTCGCGGCGGAGCTCGAGGCCATCTCGGCCGACCATCTCGAGCACGTGTCGGCGCACGGCATCGAGCGGCTCGCGGAGGCTGGCGTCGTGGCCGTCAGTCTGCCGATCGCCTCGCTCTACCTGCAGCAGCCGCCGATGCCGGCGCGACCACTCCTCGAGGCAGGCGTGCCCGTGGCCGTCGCCACCGACTTCAACCCGGGAACGGCGCCGAGCGGCCACCTCCCGCTCGCGATGACCCTGGCGTGCACGACGCAGCGCATGACGCCTGGAGAGGTGCTGGCGGGTGCAACGCTCGTCGCGGCCCGCGCCATCGGCCTCGAGGGGGAGATCGGCTCGCTCGAGCCGGGAAAGCGCGCCGACTTCGCGTTGATCGACGCGCCCGACGTCGGCCACTGGCTCTATCGCTTCCGCGGCAATGCCTGCACCGACGCCTACATCGGCGGCGCGTGCGCGTGGAGCGCGCCGGCGGCGTGA
- the ftcD gene encoding glutamate formimidoyltransferase, giving the protein MQLVECVPNFSEGRDRAVIDAIAAAIRGVSDVKLLDVDPGADTNRTVYTFVGPPGAVAEAAFRGAARAAELIDMSRHHGAHPRMGALDVCPFVPVAGITMDACVTLARGVGSRLADELGIPVYFYEHAASSEARRSLAAIRAGEYEGLPKKLADPAWAPDCGPARFNPRTGATVVGAREFLVAYNVNLNTRDRGLAHDIALTIREAGRAKRDERGEIVREATGQAVKVPGRLRAVRAIGWYIEEYGQAQVSINLLDFQTTPLHVVFETVCEEAAARGLRVTGSELVGMVPLAPLVDAGRFYLRRQGRSTGASERDLVDLAVRTLGLAQLGPFDASRKVIEYHFRTPAPLIALSVDRFVDAVASEQPAPGGGSVAALAGSLAAALGAMVAGVSVGKKGYEDAWAELSALAERAQEVKASLAGLVDADTNAFNAVLEAMRLPKGTPEEQAARAAALEAANQGAARVPLDTARLALEAVAIAEVMAARGNRNSRSDAGVGALMGRAAVEGAALNVKTNLASIEDQDFKRSCTDECRQLVTDARAACDRILAGLDD; this is encoded by the coding sequence ATGCAGCTCGTCGAGTGTGTGCCCAACTTCTCCGAGGGCCGCGATCGCGCCGTCATCGACGCCATCGCCGCGGCCATCCGCGGCGTGAGCGACGTCAAGCTGCTCGACGTCGACCCCGGCGCCGATACCAACCGCACCGTCTACACGTTCGTCGGCCCGCCCGGTGCCGTGGCCGAGGCGGCGTTCCGGGGGGCGGCACGGGCGGCCGAACTCATCGACATGTCGCGGCACCACGGCGCGCATCCCCGCATGGGCGCGCTCGACGTCTGCCCGTTCGTGCCCGTGGCCGGCATCACGATGGACGCCTGCGTCACGCTGGCGCGAGGCGTCGGCTCGCGCCTCGCCGACGAGCTGGGTATCCCGGTCTACTTCTACGAGCACGCCGCTTCGTCCGAGGCGCGGCGCAGCCTCGCGGCCATCCGCGCCGGCGAGTACGAGGGCCTGCCGAAGAAGCTCGCCGACCCGGCCTGGGCCCCCGACTGCGGGCCTGCACGCTTCAACCCTCGGACAGGAGCCACGGTCGTCGGGGCCCGCGAGTTCCTGGTCGCATACAACGTGAACCTCAATACGCGCGACCGCGGACTCGCCCACGACATCGCGCTCACCATCCGCGAAGCGGGCCGGGCGAAGCGCGACGAGCGGGGCGAGATCGTGCGCGAGGCGACAGGCCAGGCGGTGAAGGTCCCCGGGCGCCTGCGTGCGGTCAGGGCAATCGGCTGGTACATCGAGGAGTACGGCCAGGCGCAGGTGTCCATCAACCTGCTCGACTTCCAGACCACGCCCCTGCACGTCGTCTTCGAGACCGTGTGCGAGGAGGCTGCGGCGCGCGGGCTGCGCGTCACCGGCTCGGAACTCGTGGGAATGGTGCCGCTCGCCCCGCTCGTGGATGCCGGACGGTTCTACCTGCGCCGGCAGGGCCGCTCGACCGGAGCGTCGGAACGCGACCTCGTCGACCTCGCGGTCAGGACGCTCGGCCTGGCGCAGCTCGGCCCGTTCGATGCCTCGCGCAAGGTCATCGAGTACCACTTCCGCACGCCGGCGCCGCTCATCGCGCTCTCGGTCGACCGCTTCGTCGATGCCGTCGCCAGTGAACAGCCTGCGCCGGGCGGGGGCTCGGTGGCCGCCCTGGCCGGCAGCCTCGCCGCCGCGCTCGGCGCCATGGTGGCCGGCGTCAGCGTCGGCAAGAAGGGTTACGAGGACGCCTGGGCGGAGCTCTCGGCCCTCGCCGAACGCGCTCAGGAGGTCAAGGCGAGCCTGGCCGGGCTGGTCGATGCCGACACGAACGCCTTCAACGCGGTGCTCGAGGCCATGCGTCTCCCGAAGGGCACGCCCGAAGAGCAGGCGGCACGGGCGGCGGCACTCGAAGCGGCCAACCAGGGTGCCGCGCGCGTCCCGCTCGACACCGCGCGCCTTGCCCTCGAGGCGGTCGCGATTGCCGAGGTGATGGCGGCCAGGGGCAACAGGAACTCACGAAGCGACGCCGGCGTCGGGGCCTTGATGGGGCGCGCCGCGGTCGAGGGTGCCGCCCTCAACGTGAAGACGAACCTCGCGTCGATCGAGGATCAGGACTTCAAACGGTCGTGCACCGACGAGTGCCGGCAGCTGGTCACCGACGCGCGCGCGGCGTGCGACCGGATCCTCGCCGGGCTCGACGACTGA
- the hutU gene encoding urocanate hydratase: MTTTPLAPAAAPIVRAPRGTSLSCRGWHQEAALRMLMNNLDPDVAERPADLVVYGGGGKAARTWEAFHAIVATLKRLGNDETLLVQSGKPVGVFRTHDEAPRVLIANANLVPRWATWDEFRRLDALGLTMYGQMTAGSWIYIGTQGILQGTYETFGECAAQHFGGSLTGRLVVTAGLGGMGGAQPLAVTMNGGVCLAVEVDPTRIEKRLATGYCDRSTHSLDAALAEAEAARQAGTPLSIALLGNIAEVLPEVVRRGVVPDVLTDQTAAHDLRIGYIPARTSLDRAREWREHDPVGYESAVLDSMAVHVDAMLALQAKGSVAFDYGNNLRGQVADRRGMAHAFGIPGFVPAFIRPLFCRGAGPFRWAALSGDPADIAVTDRAIADLFPEKARLVRWLRLAGERVRFQGLPARICWLEYGERAEAGQRFNWLVTHGKVAAPIVIGRDHLDTGSVASPNRETEGMRDGSDAIADWPLLNALVNTACGASWVSIHHGGGVGIGYSLHAGMVAVADGTAMATRRLDRVLTADPGTGVMRHADAGYELAIETARERGVDLPMVTR; encoded by the coding sequence ATGACGACCACCCCTCTCGCCCCCGCGGCGGCACCCATCGTGCGCGCCCCGCGGGGAACGTCGCTGTCGTGCCGGGGCTGGCACCAGGAAGCGGCCCTGCGCATGCTGATGAACAACCTCGACCCCGATGTCGCCGAGCGCCCCGCCGACCTCGTCGTCTACGGCGGTGGCGGCAAGGCGGCCCGCACCTGGGAGGCGTTCCACGCCATCGTGGCCACGCTGAAGCGTCTCGGCAACGACGAGACGCTGCTCGTCCAGAGCGGCAAGCCCGTGGGCGTGTTCCGCACGCACGACGAGGCGCCCCGCGTGCTGATCGCGAACGCGAACCTCGTGCCCCGGTGGGCCACCTGGGACGAGTTCCGCCGGCTCGACGCCCTGGGCCTCACGATGTACGGGCAGATGACGGCGGGCTCGTGGATCTACATCGGCACGCAGGGCATCCTGCAGGGCACCTACGAGACGTTCGGTGAGTGCGCGGCGCAGCACTTCGGCGGGAGCTTGACGGGCCGCCTCGTGGTCACCGCGGGACTCGGCGGCATGGGCGGGGCGCAGCCGCTCGCCGTGACGATGAACGGCGGCGTGTGTCTCGCCGTCGAGGTCGATCCGACGCGGATCGAGAAGCGGCTGGCCACGGGGTACTGCGACCGATCGACCCACTCGCTCGATGCGGCGCTCGCCGAGGCCGAAGCCGCCCGACAGGCCGGCACGCCGCTGTCGATTGCCCTGCTCGGCAACATCGCCGAGGTGCTCCCCGAAGTCGTCCGGCGCGGCGTGGTGCCGGACGTGCTGACCGACCAGACGGCGGCACACGACCTGCGCATCGGGTACATCCCGGCGCGCACGAGCCTGGACCGCGCGCGCGAGTGGCGGGAGCACGATCCCGTCGGCTACGAGTCGGCGGTGCTCGACTCGATGGCCGTGCACGTCGACGCCATGCTCGCCCTGCAGGCGAAGGGCAGCGTGGCGTTCGACTACGGCAACAACCTGCGCGGGCAGGTCGCCGACCGGCGGGGCATGGCGCACGCCTTTGGCATCCCGGGGTTCGTGCCCGCCTTCATCCGGCCGCTGTTCTGCCGCGGCGCGGGCCCGTTCCGCTGGGCGGCGCTCTCGGGCGACCCGGCCGACATCGCGGTCACCGATCGCGCGATCGCCGATCTCTTCCCGGAGAAGGCACGGCTCGTACGCTGGCTGCGTCTCGCCGGCGAGCGCGTGCGGTTCCAGGGACTGCCGGCCCGGATCTGCTGGCTGGAGTACGGCGAGCGGGCGGAAGCGGGGCAGCGGTTCAACTGGCTCGTGACGCACGGCAAGGTCGCGGCGCCGATCGTGATCGGCCGCGACCATCTCGACACGGGGTCGGTCGCTTCGCCCAACCGCGAGACCGAGGGCATGCGCGACGGGTCGGACGCGATTGCGGACTGGCCGCTGCTCAACGCGCTCGTCAACACCGCCTGCGGCGCAAGCTGGGTGTCGATCCACCACGGCGGCGGCGTCGGCATCGGGTACTCGCTCCACGCGGGCATGGTCGCGGTGGCCGACGGCACCGCGATGGCCACCCGACGGCTCGACCGCGTGCTCACGGCCGACCCGGGTACCGGCGTGATGCGCCATGCCGACGCCGGATACGAACTGGCGATCGAGACCGCGCGCGAACGTGGTGTCGACCTGCCGATGGTGACGCGATGA
- the hutH gene encoding histidine ammonia-lyase, with product MRARGGPPATVAAVAGPPAIDGHVRVAHLSDDLARRMTRLATDGADLDRSRSVVERALSTGGTYYGINTGFGVLASTRIARADVERLQRNLLVSHAVGVGDPVPKPIARVMLGLKIHALALGYSGVSRRTFDRLLDFARLDLVPVVPLQGSVGASGDLAPLAHLCLPLIGQGAFWSADGRETRSAADVLAAHGLAPIELQAKDGLALINGTQFMAAHGAWALERALRLVRLADLAGALSLEALEGRSAPFDPRVHGVRPHPGQAASAAEVMRFVAGSQLVDRPGTGRVQDPYSLRCLPQVHGASRDALEYARAVVETEINSVTDNPLVFAEGDIISGGNFHGQPLALALDFAAMALAELASISERRTYLLLDGRHGLPQMLVNHQGLNSGLMMVQYTAAALVSENKGLCHPASVDSIPTSQGQEDHVSMGSISAVKLQRVLSHVETVLAIECLTAAQAIDFRAPARPGRGTSAAHAALRAVVPHVDHDTTFDGLIASVHELVQHGTLLSAADEATIR from the coding sequence ATGAGGGCCCGTGGCGGGCCGCCGGCCACCGTGGCGGCCGTCGCCGGGCCTCCGGCGATCGACGGACACGTTCGCGTGGCGCACCTCTCCGACGACCTGGCACGCCGGATGACACGACTGGCCACCGACGGCGCCGACCTCGACCGTTCCAGGAGCGTCGTAGAACGCGCCTTGTCGACCGGGGGTACCTATTACGGCATCAATACCGGCTTCGGCGTCCTGGCCAGCACGCGGATCGCGCGTGCCGACGTCGAGCGGCTGCAGCGCAACCTGCTCGTGAGTCATGCGGTGGGTGTCGGCGATCCGGTGCCGAAGCCGATCGCGCGGGTCATGCTCGGACTCAAGATTCACGCCCTCGCGCTCGGCTACTCGGGGGTGTCGCGGCGGACCTTCGATCGACTGCTCGACTTCGCGCGGCTCGATCTCGTCCCCGTCGTGCCGCTGCAGGGCAGCGTCGGTGCGTCGGGTGACCTGGCCCCGCTCGCGCACCTGTGCCTGCCGCTCATCGGCCAGGGCGCGTTCTGGAGCGCCGATGGCCGCGAGACCAGGTCGGCGGCCGACGTGCTCGCGGCCCACGGCCTCGCGCCGATCGAGCTGCAGGCCAAGGACGGCCTGGCCCTGATCAATGGGACCCAGTTCATGGCCGCGCACGGCGCCTGGGCGCTCGAGCGGGCGCTCCGCCTGGTCCGCCTGGCCGATCTCGCCGGGGCGCTGTCGCTCGAGGCGCTCGAAGGGCGCTCGGCGCCGTTCGACCCCCGCGTGCACGGGGTCAGACCGCATCCCGGCCAGGCCGCGTCGGCAGCCGAGGTGATGCGGTTCGTCGCCGGCAGTCAGCTGGTCGATCGGCCCGGGACCGGGCGGGTGCAGGATCCCTACAGCCTGCGCTGCCTCCCCCAGGTCCACGGCGCGAGCCGCGATGCCCTGGAGTACGCCCGCGCGGTCGTCGAGACCGAGATCAACTCGGTCACCGACAATCCTCTCGTCTTCGCCGAGGGCGACATCATCAGTGGCGGCAACTTCCACGGGCAGCCGCTCGCGCTGGCGCTCGACTTCGCGGCCATGGCGCTCGCCGAACTGGCGAGCATCAGCGAACGGCGCACGTACCTGCTGCTCGACGGCCGGCATGGCCTGCCGCAGATGCTCGTCAACCACCAGGGGCTCAATTCGGGGCTCATGATGGTGCAGTACACCGCCGCGGCGCTCGTGTCCGAGAACAAGGGGCTCTGCCACCCCGCGTCGGTCGATTCGATCCCGACCAGCCAGGGGCAGGAGGACCACGTCAGCATGGGCAGCATCAGCGCAGTGAAGCTCCAGCGGGTGCTGAGCCACGTCGAGACGGTGCTCGCCATCGAGTGTCTGACCGCCGCCCAGGCGATCGACTTCCGCGCACCGGCACGGCCCGGGCGCGGGACGAGCGCGGCGCACGCCGCGCTGCGCGCCGTCGTCCCGCACGTCGATCACGACACGACCTTCGACGGCCTGATCGCGTCGGTCCACGAACTCGTCCAGCACGGAACGCTGCTCTCTGCCGCCGACGAGGCGACGATTCGGTAG
- the queG gene encoding tRNA epoxyqueuosine(34) reductase QueG: MGLTSDQVKAEARRQGFDLCGIAPVDAFPELTYFREWIDRGYHGEMHYLARSVERRRDVRAVLPSARAVIVLGTLYAVDRPYSIEIADPDVARIARYAWGDDYHVVIGRRMEALLAWMRDAHGTPFEARPYVDTGPVQERAYAQRAGVGWVGKNTCLINPGLGSFLFLSEILCSLPLEPDESGVDQCGDCTLCLEACPTAAFVEPYVMDARRCLSYLTIELKGALPGDLAEAVGPHVYGCDICQEVCPWNQAVPVSHDPAWQPRAAFDRPRLADLRAMSDEDLRAALRGSAMKRAGVEGLRRNLAAAQGRPNGDTR; encoded by the coding sequence GTGGGCCTCACGAGCGACCAGGTGAAGGCCGAGGCGAGACGCCAGGGGTTCGACCTGTGCGGCATCGCCCCGGTCGACGCGTTCCCTGAACTGACGTACTTCCGCGAGTGGATCGACCGTGGCTACCACGGCGAGATGCACTACCTCGCCCGGTCGGTCGAGCGGCGCCGTGACGTCCGTGCCGTGCTGCCGTCGGCGCGCGCCGTGATCGTGCTGGGCACGCTGTACGCCGTCGACAGGCCGTACTCCATCGAGATCGCCGACCCCGACGTCGCACGGATCGCCCGCTACGCCTGGGGCGACGACTACCACGTCGTGATCGGCCGTCGCATGGAGGCCCTGCTGGCCTGGATGCGCGACGCGCACGGGACGCCGTTTGAGGCCCGGCCGTACGTCGACACCGGGCCGGTTCAGGAACGCGCCTACGCACAGCGCGCGGGCGTCGGCTGGGTCGGCAAGAACACCTGCCTCATCAATCCCGGTCTGGGATCGTTCCTCTTCCTCTCGGAGATCCTCTGCAGCCTCCCGCTCGAGCCCGACGAGTCCGGCGTCGACCAGTGCGGCGACTGCACGCTGTGCCTCGAGGCGTGTCCGACCGCCGCGTTCGTCGAACCGTACGTGATGGATGCGCGACGCTGCCTCTCGTACCTGACGATCGAGCTGAAGGGCGCGCTGCCAGGCGACCTGGCCGAGGCCGTCGGTCCGCACGTCTACGGATGCGACATCTGCCAGGAAGTGTGTCCGTGGAACCAGGCCGTGCCGGTGTCGCACGACCCGGCCTGGCAGCCCCGGGCCGCGTTCGATCGTCCGCGCCTCGCCGACCTGCGGGCGATGTCGGACGAGGACCTGCGCGCGGCGCTGCGAGGCAGCGCGATGAAGCGCGCCGGGGTCGAAGGGCTGCGGCGCAACCTGGCCGCGGCACAGGGACGGCCGAACGGCGACACGCGGTGA